A genomic segment from Patescibacteria group bacterium encodes:
- the lepB gene encoding signal peptidase I, with the protein MPNFKKLLDKSIKDYKKSKKPRNVFYYFLWLFDIIKLIVIAFAVVWLVHRFLFQPFYVVGPSMEPSFYDKEYLIVEKISYLTSKPSRGDVVVLMLANGSKDFLIKRIIGLPGEKISIKNDQIYIYDKIEEQDKLLKEGDYLSIGATTPGDISVSLLDNEYYVLGDNRNKSRDSRVFGPVQRDNLIGKAWFRGLPFEEAGLIKIPIYQF; encoded by the coding sequence ATGCCAAATTTTAAAAAACTTTTAGATAAATCAATTAAAGATTATAAAAAATCAAAAAAACCAAGAAATGTTTTTTATTATTTTCTTTGGTTATTTGATATTATAAAATTAATTGTGATTGCTTTTGCTGTCGTTTGGTTGGTTCATCGTTTTCTTTTTCAACCATTTTATGTTGTAGGCCCATCAATGGAGCCAAGTTTTTATGATAAAGAATATTTAATTGTTGAAAAAATTAGTTATCTAACATCAAAGCCAAGCAGGGGAGACGTGGTTGTTTTAATGTTGGCTAATGGATCAAAAGATTTTTTAATAAAAAGAATAATAGGCCTGCCCGGAGAAAAAATTTCAATAAAAAATGATCAGATTTATATCTATGATAAAATTGAAGAACAAGACAAGCTATTAAAAGAAGGTGATTATTTATCAATTGGAGCAACTACTCCAGGAGATATAAGTGTTTCTTTGTTAGATAATGAATATTATGTTTTAGGGGATAATAGAAATAAAAGCAGGGATTCAAGAGTTTTTGGTCCTGTTCAAAGGGATAATTTAATTGGCAAGGCTTGGTTTAGGGGGCTTCCATTTGAGGAGGCTGGCTTAATAAAAATTCCTATTTATCAATTTTAA
- a CDS encoding DUF2304 domain-containing protein, with product MILIQAFLILFILFIVFKLINKLKNNQIKITAFLGWLVFWILSLVIIIYPESSSYFARILGVGRGVDLIIYLAIILLFYFIFYITIRLRVIEQQITEIVRKISLMKPVNKQSDNDK from the coding sequence ATGATTCTAATTCAAGCATTTTTAATTTTATTTATTTTATTTATTGTTTTTAAGTTAATTAATAAATTAAAAAACAATCAAATAAAAATTACTGCTTTTTTAGGATGGCTTGTTTTTTGGATTTTATCTCTTGTTATTATTATTTACCCAGAAAGTTCTAGTTATTTTGCTAGAATTTTAGGCGTTGGCAGGGGGGTTGATTTAATTATTTATTTGGCAATAATTTTATTATTTTATTTTATTTTTTATATTACTATTCGTCTTCGCGTAATCGAGCAGCAAATTACTGAAATTGTGAGAAAAATAAGTTTAATGAAGCCAGTCAATAAGCAATCAGATAATGATAAATAA
- a CDS encoding glycosyltransferase family 2 protein, giving the protein MIKNNSNRVVIIIPAYNEQETIFNVIVKAREMSDYVIVIDDGSKDNTKNIAKQAGAIVYSHFINLGLGATLATGLRAATKYQADIVVTMDADGQHQASDINRLISPIISKQADVVIGSRLIGEDKQQMPISRRAYNYLANFITYLLYLQKTSDSQSGLRAFSADAVRKMEIKSQRMEVSSEFFKEIKKNNLCLKEIPIKPIYTDYSMSKGQSFFTGVKTFLRLILNRLTE; this is encoded by the coding sequence ATGATCAAGAATAATTCAAACAGAGTTGTTATTATCATTCCTGCTTACAATGAACAAGAGACAATTTTTAATGTAATTGTTAAGGCAAGAGAAATGAGTGATTATGTTATTGTGATAGATGACGGCTCAAAAGATAATACTAAAAATATTGCTAAGCAAGCAGGCGCAATTGTTTATAGTCATTTTATTAATCTTGGACTAGGAGCTACATTGGCAACAGGATTAAGAGCAGCTACAAAATACCAAGCAGATATAGTGGTCACAATGGATGCAGATGGACAACATCAAGCAAGTGATATCAATAGATTAATAAGTCCTATAATTTCAAAGCAAGCAGATGTTGTGATTGGGTCTAGGTTAATTGGAGAAGACAAACAGCAAATGCCAATTAGTAGAAGAGCATATAACTATTTGGCAAATTTTATTACTTATTTACTTTATTTACAGAAAACAAGTGATAGCCAGTCAGGATTACGTGCTTTTTCTGCTGACGCTGTTAGGAAAATGGAAATTAAGAGTCAGCGAATGGAAGTTTCTTCAGAGTTTTTCAAAGAGATTAAAAAAAATAATTTGTGTTTAAAAGAAATTCCAATCAAGCCAATTTATACAGATTATTCAATGTCAAAAGGACAAAGTTTTTTTACTGGAGTTAAAACTTTTTTAAGATTAATTTTAAATAGATTGACAGAATGA